From the Coffea eugenioides isolate CCC68of chromosome 1, Ceug_1.0, whole genome shotgun sequence genome, the window tAAAATAACGTAATGCACCAATTGCCAAGGCGAGAATAGACAGGCGCGGCCTATCATGAACCCATTAATTTGAGTCATAAGCTATTGTGGCCCAAAAAAGTGACAACTAATCAAGCCCAATTAAGCCATCCACATACCCGTCATTCCTGGATGAATAGGCAGGATTTGAACTCTGACTTAAAAGCGGAGTAGATTCATAGATGACGCCACTTAGAGATATGCAAAGGATGGAATAATACGGCAGAATATTCCACGGCTTCTTCTTTCGTTGTCCCGTAGAATTCTTTGACTCTAAACTTGCAAAAGAAAATCTTAGAGCCCGTTTGGATTAATACCGAGAATTGATAAGAACCGTCGGTGGTGCTCGAATATTCGAGTAGCCTCTTGTCTACTACAGTTGCCTTAAAAAAACCTACTATGAAAGACGTTAGAGACCTTCCAATTAAGAAGAATCAATTCAGGCTTCTCCCCTTTCAATCCGCACGAAACAATTTGTCCTATTCATCAACGAATTACTTATCACAAACGAACCGTCCCAAGCGTGAGACGTCTGATTCAAACAGTCCCATGAGAGTGAACTTACCACAAACAAACGTCTCATGAGAAGTCTGATTGGACTGATCTCACACTTCCTCAGCATCCcatgaccccaaaaaaaaaaaaagaaaaaagaattacaCAAAGCAAGTTGGGGTTCAGTCACCCCTGAGCAGCTTTTCTGATTGCTTCCGGAGGTTCTTCCACCCCCATTTCTGCTTATGAAGTCTGGGCATTTATTCCCTTCTCTCCAACTGTGGCGTAGCTCGCATGTCCattctttcaattttttatttttttttgtcaacgtGCATTCCATCCTCAAGAATACACGAGACGGTAGAAGAGTCAGAATCGATCACATGACCCGAGACCTAACGAGGTTATCTCATAGCCAGTCGATCTGCGCCCGAGGGGCCATGTCCATTCTTTCAATTCTTGCaccatttttttgatatttgcaGAGCCGGGTCGTAGCAGTAGTAAGGAGATTCCTGAACTAAAAGTTAACGAGTGGGGTGGGGTAGGACTTCACTTCAACATCTCAAGGTCTTATCTAATGCCCCACAAAAGGAGGTGATTCTATCCATAttcaggaaaacaaatggcTTTAATTTAATGTTACGGTCTGGACTTTTGCACGCAACTTAACCGTGTCGCCGCACGCCACCGCGACCCACAGCATGTGGACTGCAGCAGTTATTTTGGGTTTACAACCAACAAGTGGATTAATTATTGATTATTTTAGGAGAGTCAGTCATCCCATGCTGAAACCATGGTGTCCATACAGACTTCACTCGGGCGCATAAACTCGAAGGGACGCCGTAAGAAATTTGCTTTCATGAATGTAACTGCTTAACCCCtctcaataataataataataataataaaaaaatagtttaACAGCAAATGATCATGTGAGTAGAGTATTAGTATATGTCTTAAGATAACTACACGCACGGTGCATAAATTTGAATGTCACCTAAAACGCTCGCCAAAGAGCGTTGAAATGAAATGTTGGGTATGGTCCCTTCTCAtcaatttcatatttaaaaCGAAACGAGACAGAATGAAAAGGAGACAGAGCTTTGTGGTCCTCTCTATTAATATGAGCCAGCCAAAGATGTTATTACACTCGTTCAACCGTTCAAAATCGCCGCATCAATTGTTAACAATCTATAAATTAGACAGCGATTGCATAAGTAATTGAGCCTTTTGCTTGCATACCCCAACACAATTAAGAGGAGATGTTTTCAAGACAATTCTTAAAATATGCCGGACTGTAAACAAAGTCTTAAGTAATGTGATTGTAGCTTGTAGTAGTACGTAGTAGTTAGTATTAAACTAAACTTCATGTCACAAGAGCTTTGACTTGTCTTCTCTCCTTCTCCTTTTCGTTTCCTTTTGTGATAGGTGCTTGATGTGATTAATAATCAGCGGTGTCCGACAATTGAAGGAAGCAAGCCCCGGTGTACTGCGCATTCATGTTGCAACACTTGTCTTTCACAGCCAACCCCCAGCTTAACGGACCTTGGTGATAAAACGTTTTCTATCCTTCCACGTCCGGACTTTGAATGAATGTGTGCCGTCGTCAACTCCCACATTTGATGAAGATAGGCATGAATACAATAGGTTAAAGAAGAACGGTTTTTCCACAGACAAGAAAAGATGAGCATCAGTGCAATTATCGCGTCCAGCCGGTGAACAATttcattcaaacccaaaaaaaaaaaaaaaaaaaattccaatgaGTGTCGTTAATGTCACGTTGTTCCATCTTTCTTGAAACGTGAGTGGATATCTATGCTGTCGTGTTAAGCCATTGGTCCTTGTGGGACGGAGATGTGCCCGTGTATTTTGTTTTTGTGCTGCAGGCTGAAGACAGGTGTCCGACATTGATCCGTCCAATCCAACCAGTTTGGATCTGGATAAGGCCTactctttttagtttttttactttttaggtTGATTTTAGCTTGCATGCAATTTTCAGGTTTTACGACATGAAATCCTTTGCTTGTTTGGTATTATATGTCATGCCTCCCGCATTCAAAACACTAACCGCTCTAGCCGAGAATGCATGGACACGGGAATATAGATGTTACGAGCTTCAGATTTTGCAGCTCTACCTCGGGCAAAGGGATCAACGCATGACATTTTATAATTTGACTTTTCTAGGGGTATTTTGTGTTCGACCTCCATGTTGGTGTATCAAACTGTATATGCTTAGTATTGACATCGTTAAATATAtgataattaatttaaattgacatttgaatttcaaattttacatacgCATTATATATTCAACCTTGATAAGGTATATGAAATTAACTTTTATTGTGAATCCATCCCCTCTTTTTATTTTGTGGCCTAAAGACACGTAATAGAAAATGGCCTTGTATGTATGTGATGATAGAACTTGTTTGTCACGATTTAAATTCTACGATAATTGTTAATATAAGTCAACTCAATCGCTCAAGTGGTAAATatgaattatttttttttattataaaaattggTATGTTCAAATCCGACTGTCGATGTGAGAACTCCATTGATGTAGTCGAATCCGATTGTCTATATGAGAATTCGGTTAATGAATGATTTGTAAAACCTTTAtaatccccccccccccacccccccaaaacaaaaaaaaggaagctcTGCAATAATTTTTATCTAGAAAAGCAATTGGGTTGGATGGACACGGGACTCGAGGAGCAAGAAGGCATGCATACTTGGTGAGGCAGGATTCATCCAATCAATTATGCACAAGGCCAGTCCATCTGAACTAATATTTTAAAAGGATTAtaccttttttccttttattgttaTGTTTAAGAGTTTCTACTCCAAAAGATTAATAAACGAAGGACGCAAGCGTCGCTGCAGGTGTAAGCCTTTTGCCGTTTCTTTTTGGTGTACATACGGGGATGACagcaatatatatattttttaatcctTAAACTATATTATCTGTGTTATGTGTGTACACCGTATTTCCTATTTCAATAGAATCGGCGACGGATATGCACGTATTTGAATATTCTTTGGCatgatattcctagcctaagaAAGAGACAAAAGAATCTTGGCAATTATGCAGTAATTTACACAATAAACTAGCTGGCCTCTATTATCAGATATGAAGACGCTCACGTCATAAAAGTTCTGGTAGGGACAGTAAACTTGGAAAATGGAACTATTATGATGTTCCCAAAAATTATGTGCTGTGGCTGCTGGCTATTGAAGGAATTGATAGCAAGACTTTGATGAATTCTGAAAACTTTTGGTGATCACTGTTGTTGCCCCTGGCCGACCAACCAACCAAGGGAGCCTATTTTCTCGTTTTACATtgagatttcaattttgacTGCCCAATTCCTCCTCCTTTCTTCATTCTTATCATtcttaaaaggaaaaaaaaaaaaaagaagaagaaaaagaaaccatTATGGATGCCAAAACCGGATCAATGAATTTGGATCACAAATGACTAGCATACGTCAGTAATAACTACATACATTTGCACTATTAAAGAGCCAAGAGGAACCAACTGCCTGCATCTGATTTTAGTGCGTTTTCCATTATTAGAAAGAgacattttacaaattttattttccccCTCTCTCTTTTGCGGTGCGAATTAATGAGTTAATAACAATGTTATGAGCTTATAATAGAAAATAACGTTTAGAAGGCGACTTTGATAGGGTTTCGAGCCTATATTACGGTGACGCAACATAAATCTAGAAAGAAACAGCAACGAAGAAGGCACAAGAGTATAATGTGATTCTCCTTGCAGAATCAGAATGGTTCCTTTACCGGTTGAAATAGTAGTGTATCATCTGGCATTTTCACCGGATTAGCGAATGATGTACGTTACCGTACTTTTCATGGCAATTGGCAAATGTCGCCTACTACTTGTCGTAGATTTAAGAAAGTAGACAAAGTgatacaaaagagaaagattGATGCTGAAATATTTTCTTCTAGTTGGAATTCCCGGAAAGGATTGTTCAAATCACTGCATCTGCCATGCGAAGGCGTTTAAAAATCAAGTAGTACAACTACTTAAGTTAAGATATACAGATAAAGAGATAAAATAACCCTCGATTTACACAAATTAGTTGCTAAAGAGCGGTTCGTAAGGTGTCTCGCATTCCTATTTTGCTCACGGAAATTcaaccattttttcttttcataaaaGCATTCCACTTGTCAATCATATTGATCGAGATCACACTCTGTAGTATATAGGCTGGTTTAGGACTACAAGTTGACCGAACTACTTGACTCGAACTTGCAAGTAGCTCCATCAATTACTTGACTCGAACTAGATATTTACCGAGTTCGAGTCGAATCTGAACTACTCAAAAATACTTATGAACCGAGGTCGAGTATTATATTTctaaacccatatatatatatatatataatctttTATGTTTATTGTTGAGAATTGGGAGTGTTGATTACATATTTTGTTTGAATTATATGCAAAATATTGATGTTTATTAGGTGAACTCAATTATACTCTATTAACACATTGATTGAACTCAAACTCGAGGAATGTAAATTGAAGTCGAACTCGACTTCTGAAAGCTTAACGAGATCAAGTTCAAATTCAGAGAAGTACACTATTCGATTTTAActctattcaaatggcaccCCAGTAATGGACTAGACAATTTTAAGATGGAGAAGAGAACAACAAAGATTAACGCTTGGGAATCACCAAAACGAATAAGGTATTGAAAAGAGAACGGCTGTTGGAAATCTAGACGGACGCCAATAAGTAGCTCAATTGGAGGCAACAAATGCTCAATGCAAAACACAAAGGTTAGTGCTATGTTTTCGTCATCCATTGCTACACAAGTGCTTCGATGTCATTTCGATCATTGTGGCAGAAGATATAACCAAGTGACATAAGAAAGACACTAACAAGGAACAGGCAAAATGAAGACTTAAAAATGTTTTCAAAGTTccgaacaaaaaaaaaatttgttttcaaaGTGGGTGTACCATCAATggccactttttttttttttttaaaattttaatcttGGGGCTTTGGTAATTAATCGGATGCCACCATTGCAAATTCATCGCTGGACTTTGGATTATACGCGATGCACATGACAGCATTGACAAGCCCCCAACTAGCCAATGAAAACCTTTGCCTTGTTTTAGACTCCCAACGTCTTCGTCGTCGCCACGTAAACCCGCCCTCCATTCGAAGAAGATCACCGTATAATTTACACAAGACTTTTGGCTTGTCTTAACCTAATGGCTGATACTGATACAGATAGATTATTGATTAATGGCGCAGTCCATTTCTGATTTCTAGCGGGAGAAAGTAACAAAATAATTGTTGCTGACTCAGCGATCCGTAGAATTCTAAGCGGATAAACGAAGGTTTGTAAAATCGGGATCCTACGTAGGATCGATTTTAGTTTCACAGAATCGGATCGTAGGAGCTCCTAATTACAATTAAAGGTTGCAAttctttgataaattacaaatatatcacaaatattttcatttacttgCAAAATGGAGTTTCGTATTTCACAAATTTATAAAAAAGTGTAAGATCCTACGATTCTACACGATCCTACCGATCCTGATACGATCTTACATAGATTAATATGATTTGCGACTCTGAATACGATTCGGATCGCGATTTTGACAACTATGGGATAAACCCTTCCCTCAAActtaaaaaacacaaaaaagaaggaaatggaaaaaaaaaaaaaaaaaaaaaggaaagggatATCATCGACGAAGGATGACAATGCACGTGGCGAGATCAGCGTGGTCCCAGAATATACCCGAGGTGCTCGAGCTTTTGAGATTCTACATCTGTTAGAGACTAGCGATGAAACGTCGCCGCAtacgtttttttttattttttatttcttaaaaaaaaaatttatttatctatCTGCGATCGTCAACTTGAGCCTCCAAACTGCTATAAATACGTACGCTATTCTAACGGGGGTTCTTCACAGAAAACTCGTTCCAAGTTTAAAgttaaaactcatttttcccTCTCCGCCATTCTCACTTCATAAACTTTCTCTGCTCGTTTCACGTTACACCTCCCTAAATATCTCTCCTttttcatctttctttctttctttcttttaacaCTGCtactttttgtatttttatccaatttcctGACATTATCCACCCTCAGAATCTATCCCCTGCACCCATCCATCTATCTATATTGCCAGTTCAACTTTTAATTTTCAGCTAGTCCTGGTTATAGACTTATCCTTCCACTAAAACTCAGCAAATAAACAgaaacagggaaaaaaaaaaaaaaaaaaaagaggactGCAATAGATCACTAAAAATCATGTGCGGAATATTAGCAGTTTTGGGTTGTTCTGATGATTCTCAGGCCAAAAGGGTTCGCGTCCTCGAGCTCTCTCGCAGGCAATTCtttatcctctttttttttttttttttttttttatttcccccCTTTAATTTTGACGTTAAGCTTTTATGTGTCACAGTTTTCCTTTCAACGGTATcgtgttttaaattttaatactGAGTTGATCATAAAAATGCGTGCGACTACTGAGCGATGTTAGACTGACCTTAACTGCGGATGTAAATGGAGGAGACGTCGTAATCATGGGAATCTCCGACCCCGTCAACTGGGGATGTGAAAACCAGACACAGGGTGCTCCTAGTTCATTATGATTGGTTAATCTTTTATAATTTTCCAACGTGGGACCTAACTTTATTTATTTGCTCGAACCATCCGCTAGCCTTTTGTCTGTTTCGTTGTTGCATTTGGTTGTCGTGTGACTAATCAGCGAGCGTGGTTATTTTTCTTGTACGCTTTACCTGAAGTAACTAGCATCCATCCGGGCTCCAATTCTCTTAAATAAAATCCCAAATCATGATTAGTATTTTACCTTCTGTCCTGTCAATTTAATGAAGAACTCGCTTCATGGATTAATCGAGatgaaaatttagtttcattTGATTTCCTGGAGGACCCTTGAAATTTTAACTGCAATCGTGACACTAAAAACAGACTGAAGCATCGGGGTCCTGATTGGAGTGGATTATATCAGCACGGTGACTTTTATCTGGCTCACCAGCGCCTAGCAATCATTGATCCCGCCTCGGGTGATCAACCTCTGTTCAATGAAGACAAAAGGATCGTTGTAACTGTGAGTTAATTGCTTCAGGTTTCTGATTAATTATTCTctatattcttttttcttttttgttttgaaattaGCATAAGAGATTCATTTAACACTGGGGGCATGTCACGTGTATAAAAATTCAGGTGAATGGAGAGATCTACAATCACGAGCAGCTGCGGAAGAGTTTGCCTAATCACAAGTTCAGAACTGGCAGCGATTGTGATGTTATTGCACATCTTGTAAGCATCAATATTTTGGTTTTGTTGTTTTCCTTCTGATGTTAAAACCGttgactcaaaaaaaaaattttttttttcggtcaGTATGAAGAGCATGGAGAAAATTTTGTGGACATGCTGGATggaatgttttcttttgttctgcTGGATACCCGTGACAACAGCTTTATTGTTGCCCGGGATGCCATTGGAATCACTTCCCTGTACATTGGCTGGGGGCTTGACGGTAAGTTTGGGTAGCTTCTTGAATGAATTATCAGCTATAGATTAGCCTACTTTTGGAATTACTTATACAGatgagagatttttttttctgtttgtcTTCAGGTTCTGTTTGGATTTCATCAGAATTGAAAGGTTTGCATGATGATTGCGAACATTTTGAGGTCTTTCCACCAGGGCACTTGTATTCCAGCAAGAATGGTGGCCTCCGAAGATGGTACAATCCTCCGTGGTTTTCTGAGGCTATTCCATCAACTCCTTATGAGCCCCTCGTTCTGAGGCGTGCATTTGAAAATGTAAGATTTGACTGTAGTATATTTGTTCCTCGTTTGAGAAGTACATGCTTAATCAAAGTAATATCAGAAAAATTTCCCTCATGGACTGTCTTGAACGCGTAAAACGATCAAGCATGATATCCCTTGCTACGGAAATGAATGCAGGCCGTGATAAAAAGATTGATGACTGATGTGCCTTTTGGGGTTCTGCTGTCTGGAGGGCTTGATTCGTCATTGGTCGCTGCTATCACTGCTCGTTACTTGGCTGGTACAAAGGCCGCCAAGCAATGGGGAGCACAGCTTCATTCCTTCTGTGTTGGTCTCGAGGTCAGCTCCCGCACTTCCATTAAGGGAAAATCTCAATACTTTTAGTCCTTGATGGTCGAAAATCATTCTTGCTTTATTAAACAGGGATCTCCAGATTTGAAGGCTGCAAAAGAAGTTTCTGATTATTTGGGTACTGTACATCATGAATTTCACTTCACTGTTCAGGTACTTATACAACAAATATTGCATTTTGACCCGCGCTCAACTTTGCTGTCTGTTTCTCTTCATGAAACAATTTATCCTCATTTCCTGCTTTAATTGATGACATGCTTCCTGTCACCGTAAAGGATGGTATCGATGCAATTGAAGATGTTATTCACCACGTCGAGACTTATGATGTGACCACAATCAGAGCAAGCACGCCTATGTTCCTTATGTCGCGGAAGATTAAGTCTCTGGGAGTTAAGATGGTCATATCTGGTGAAGGCTCTGATGAGATATTTGGTGGTTATCTGTACTTTCATAAAGCACCAAACAAGGAAGAGTTCCACCGAGAGACATGTCGCAAGGTACGACCACATATTTGCTTGCCAGCTGCCTAAAGTTTTGAATCAAAGCAAATAGAAGTAATTGTTCACTTCTGCATGTGTTCAGATTAAGGCCCTTCACCAGTATGATTGCTTGAGGGCAAACAAGGCAACATCTGCTTGGGGTGTAGAAGCTCGTGTTCCATTCCTGGACAAAGAATTCATTAATGTCGCCATGAGCATCGACCCTGAGTCGAAGATGGTATGACAACAAATAATGAGCATCTTGGATACTGGTTTTAATTTAATTAAATGCCTTTCTGAATTTGTCCTTCCACTTCAGATTAAACTAGGGGAGGGGCGTATTGAGAAGTGGATTCTTAGGAGAGCTTTTGATGATGAGGAGCACCCCTATCTCCCCAAGGTCTAAAGTTTACAATTTTCCAATATTTTGTCCGTGGATTCTCACCAATGTTTACCTCCCACTCACCTAGGCTATTTTTATCTACTGCAGCATATTCTGTACAGGCAGAAAGAGCAATTCAGTGATGGCGTAGGTTATAGTTGGATTGATGGCCTTAAAGCCCATGCTGAGCTGCACGTATGTAGTGCGCTTGCCTTTTGGCTTGTCCAGTATGAAATTGGTTTATGTCCAGGTCTAGTGGTTAATTTAGTGGGCTATTGTGCATTCAGGTTACCGACAAGATGATGCTTAATGCTGAACACATCTTCCCCCACAATACCCCAACCACAAAGGAAGCATACTACTACCGAACAATTTTTGAGAGGTCCTTCCCCCAGGTAGCTTttcagattaaaaaaaaaaaaaaaaaaggagcttTGAAGAGTAACTAGTCATTTTGATACAGAAATGAACTTAAACTCTGCGTCTTTCCTCTGTTCCATTTTGTGCAGAATTCAGCAAGCCTTACTGTTCCTGGCGGGCCAAGTGTGGCA encodes:
- the LOC113779544 gene encoding asparagine synthetase [glutamine-hydrolyzing], with the protein product MCGILAVLGCSDDSQAKRVRVLELSRRLKHRGPDWSGLYQHGDFYLAHQRLAIIDPASGDQPLFNEDKRIVVTVNGEIYNHEQLRKSLPNHKFRTGSDCDVIAHLYEEHGENFVDMLDGMFSFVLLDTRDNSFIVARDAIGITSLYIGWGLDGSVWISSELKGLHDDCEHFEVFPPGHLYSSKNGGLRRWYNPPWFSEAIPSTPYEPLVLRRAFENAVIKRLMTDVPFGVLLSGGLDSSLVAAITARYLAGTKAAKQWGAQLHSFCVGLEGSPDLKAAKEVSDYLGTVHHEFHFTVQDGIDAIEDVIHHVETYDVTTIRASTPMFLMSRKIKSLGVKMVISGEGSDEIFGGYLYFHKAPNKEEFHRETCRKIKALHQYDCLRANKATSAWGVEARVPFLDKEFINVAMSIDPESKMIKLGEGRIEKWILRRAFDDEEHPYLPKHILYRQKEQFSDGVGYSWIDGLKAHAELHVTDKMMLNAEHIFPHNTPTTKEAYYYRTIFERSFPQNSASLTVPGGPSVACSTAKAIEWDASWSENLDPSGRAAVGVHNSAYEKLLPSVANGNLAPTMIDDVPRMVGIPAKELTIQS